The Paramicrobacterium fandaimingii DNA segment GAAGAAGAAGGCCCTGGCCTACTGGGGCGCGGACCGGGCTGGAAAGACCTGGATCCTGGATGAGCTGGTGGACCTGACCGGCTGGCACGCGGCTACGCCAGGGCGGCGTTACGGGATGCGCTCGTTGTCTGTGTGTGATCAACTATTTGTAGGCCGGGCCCTGCCCCCGAGAGTTGTCAACGTCGGCTGAATTTTGACCCTTTATCGTCGGGCGAGTTCTAGGGTGGATTCCAGTTGTCGTCGCAACAGCGGTCTGGTTTCATCATGGCATGGAATCGTGAAAGAGCTCCGCCGGGGTTGACCAGTTGAGCGTTTTTCGAGGACGGCTATTGAGTCGGTCGGCGACACGTTGAAGCTCCGTTGGGCTATGGACGCCGAGGTCGCTGCCCTTGGGGAAGTATTGCCGCAGGAGGCCGTTTGTGTTCTCATTCGAGCCGCGTTGCCAGGGGCTTGCTGCTTCAGCGAAGTAGACGCCGTCGGAGAAGAGATGGGCGAGCCGATCATGGGACGCCATCTCCGATCCTTGGTCCCACGTCAGCGTTAGTCGCTTCTCCCGAGGCAGGCGGATCAGTTGAGTCTGCATCGCGCGTGTGAGGGCTTCGGCATCGTGTCTGTCAGGCAGGTGGATGAGCTGCACGAAACGGCTCGTGCGGCACACGAGCGTGCCGATCGCGGACTTGTTCAGCCGCCCCGTGCTCAAGTCTCCTTCCCAGTCTCCGAGCCGGACACGGTCCTCCACGGCAGGCGGACGCTGACCGATCAGCAGGGCCGGGGCGATGAACCGTGGCGTGCGTGCGTGTGCTCGACGGCGGCGTTTGCGCATCGGCCTGCCGGTGCGCAGTTTCCGCGTCAGTACGCGGCTTAGCCCGCTTCGACCCGGATGGTAGAGACCCTGATACATCGTCTCATGACAAATATGCCATGACGGCGTATCGGGGAACGCAGCTCGCAGATGCGCGGCAATCTGCTCCGGACTCCACTCCAGATTCAGCTTCTCCTGCACCACCGTTGCCAGGGCAGGATCCTTCATCAGCCGGCCGCTCTCAGGCCGTCTGGAACGCTGTCCCGCTCGGGCATGAGCGACGGCTGCGTCATAGCCTCCGCGATCATGCCTAGACACGTTTCGCCGCAGTTCCCGGCTGACCGTGGACGGCGCTCTTCCCAACCGGGACGCCACCTCTCGCACCGATACGCCCTGGGCTTTCAAGACTGCGATGCGCTGTCGTTTTAGCAGTGAGAGGTAGCGGCCGGAGTGCGCCTCCTGGTCCAATCTCCTCGGCGGTAGACCACCGTTCTCCGTCCGCCACCGATATCCGGTCTTACGACCAACGCCAACTCGAGTAGCAGCCGCGACTGGAGCGATGCCACCCCGAATCAGCTCCCAAAACTCGTCTTCCAATCTCAACCGTCGCTTACACCCTCGTCTTGCCATCAACACATCCCCAGTCTCTAGTAGAAGCGATGCGACAAGAGCTAGAACTCGCCCGACGCCACGGGGTCACCTGCGGCGCTTTAGCCCTGCCCCATTGCCGGAGGAAAGTATTTGAAGCAACGGATGAACCTACAAGGAAATTCTTGGCGAGGTAACATCGGCCCTTGACTTTCACATACGTATGCGCGATTCTTAAATCATCACGATTCAAGGAGGAAAAGTGGTCGAATACATCAAGCCGTCGGCATCGACGATGGGCGAGAATGCGCGATGCGCGGCGACCGTTCGTTTGTCGGTCGAGGTTGACGATACCGAAATCAAGGAGCGTGGCGAAGCGTTCCACTAATCGTACGGCACAGGTCTCTGCTGCCTCTAGCGTACCTATCGGCTAAATCAGCAGTTCCTAGTGGGCTTCTATTCGGCACGCGATTCGCGTTAGAACGGTGCGTGCCACTCCCAACTCACCGTGTCGCATGACGCTGTAGTTGCCCAAACGAAACCTCGACAATCTGTAGATCACATTAGGGAAATCATGTCAAACTACCGTAGCTCTAGACGATACAAGCGACTTGGGCAACCGAACTGCAATCCTCAGCAGAAGGTTCACAAACTGCTTGGTACACCTGTACGGCTTCTGGCTGCTGGAATGGTGCTCGCCCTCAGCGCATGCGCTGGCCCGGGCACGGATCAGTCCCCCGACTCAGTGGGCCAACTCTCAGACGCCGAAGACCCCTTGGCACCGTTCCCTCTCGAAGAGGAGACAACCGTGACGTTTGGGGTTCCGCAAATGCTCGCATCGCTCGCCACTCTGTTCGTTGCGGACTCAATGGGGGAGTTCAAGAAAGAGAACCTGAACGTCGAGATTGAAACGGTTCCCCCTGACTCTATCCCACTCATGCTGGAAAAAGGAGAACTGGATGTAGGAGTGATTAGCGTCACGCCTAATGTGCTCAACATGCTTAACGAGGACATGGGAATCCGAATAACTATGCCTACTGCTATTGATGATCCCAGAAGTGGTTGGTATATAAATAAGTCTCTTCTTGACGCTGATGGCAATATCGAGAGTAGTGGAACTTCGGGTTTGTCAGTTGCAACTTACGTCGGCGACAAAACTGGGGTTGTCGGGTACTTTACAGAATGGGTACAAACGCATGGTGATCCGGAATTCCAGGCAACAGATCCGGAGTACAAACAACTACCGCAAGCTAATTCGATGGTAGGAATGCAGAATGGCTCAGTCGATGCAGCATATCTATCGCCTCCGTTCAGTCAAGAGGTAACAAAAAGCGGGTGCTGTGTCCAATTGGAAGATGCAATCCCGGAGGGTATGGGGACCGCCTTCTATGGATTCGGGCCAAATCTCCGTACCGAGCGTCCGGACGTCGGACAAGCTGTAGTGCGCGCGATGGCGCGCACTAATGCGGAGCATCTGCAAGATGGCTATACCGAAGATACAGAAATAGTAGACATACTAGTTTCTGAACTTAGCATGCCAACAGAAGTCGTCGAGAACCTTGGATATACGTTTGATCCCAAGCTCACTCTTCGCACCGGGTATCTAGACGTTTCGCAAGAACATTTTATGTCGATTGGTATGCTGCGCTATTCAGATCCCTTGAGCGATGAAGTCATCTTCGATAGATCCTTCGTCGATCGCCTAAACCCTGGAGGCGAGTAGAAAGTGCGCTGCAAATCGATTAGCCAAAAGGGTACTGGTGTGTCACTTCGGCTCAAGATCGGAGGGTCACAATGCCTAAAACTTTGAACGGCACGAACACAGAAGCAACCGTGAACACGAAAATTGATTGCAGGAATGTGCGTCGGGAGTTTATTGCGGGCAAGACGGTAGTCCAAGCTCTCGGCCCTCTTAACCTGCAAGTGGCGCAAGGGGAGTTTGTATGCCTCGTTGGGCCGTCTGGTTGTGGTAAATCTACGCTACTTCGGATAATTGCTGGATTGCTGAATCCTTCGGATGGCGAAGTTAGGTTAGCCCATGAACATGTAGAGCACCCGTTGCTGTCAGTGGTGTTCCAGGATTACAGTATTTACCCCTGGAAAACTGTTAAGAACAACGTCCGTCTGGGTCTAAAAATATCTGGTGTGTCTGCTGTCGAGGCTGACAACCGAGTGTCCTACTGGTTGGACAAACTGCACTTAACGAGATTCGCGGATTCCTATCCGGGTACCCTTTCTGGCGGCATGCGGCAGCGAGTGTCAATTGCGCGTGCATTGGTGTTGTCGCCGGAGAACATTCTCATGGATGAACCATTCGCGGCATTGGACGCGCAGTTGCGAAAGCTGATGCAGGATGAACTCCTTAACATCTGGCAAGAAGACAAGCGCACTGTGTTATTCGTGACGCATAATCTCGATGAAGCAATCTTACTCGGTGATCGTGTTGTCGTGATGGGCGCGGCGCCAGGGCGAGTGATCGCGGAGTTCAAGGTTCCGTTCGAACGGCCAAGGAATTCTGACTTGCGTAACGACCCCGCTTTCTCTGCACTTGAGGGAGAGATATGGGCGTGCTTGAGAGACGAGGTCGGCACCGGACTGCAAGTTAAAACTGGAGGCTAGCCGTGGGTCGGAAATCGAGCACTGCAAATGGCCACGGTTATGGGCACGCTGGAGAAAGCGGGATGGAAATGAGCAGCCATGCATCATCAGTTGTGAGCCAGCATGTCGTAACGAGAAAGCCTGGCTTTGCGCAACGGCGACCGGCCGAACACGCACGTCGAAGGCGTGTTACCGATCGCATATTGATGATAGCGACGCCCATTCTCCTTTTATGCTTATGGCAAGCGGCGTCGGTTAGCGGTTTGGTTGATAGACGTTTTTGGCCAGCTCCAACCGACATCGGAGTAGCATTCGTCGAGAATATAGAGTCCGGGGTACTAATTTCCGAAGCAGCGATCTCTCTTAGGCGAATACTCACGGGCTTTGCTTGCGGTACCGCGCTCGGTGTCGTAATCGGCTTGTTGCTGGGGACGGTTCGAACACTACGGGTAGCTTTTTATCCGATTATTGGCGCTTTGTACACCGTGCCCAAGATCGCCATAATTCCGTTGCTGTTACTGCTATTCGGCCTGGGTGAAGCACCCAAACTGGTTTTGATTAGCGCGGGCGTATTCTTCATAGTTGTGATTAGTTGCGTAGCCGCAGTTACTGGCGTCTCAAGTAGTTACCTCGAGCCTGTGAGAACGTTCAATGCGTCCTTCATGCAGAGGTTGTGCCACGTCGTGATCCCTGCGGCTCTTCCTGAACTATTTATCGCTTTTAGGCTTGCGATGGGTCAGGCGGTACTTCTGACCATCGGCATTGAGATAATCCAGAGCTCGGATGGTCTCGGATTTATGATCTGGAACGCTTGGGAGTTGTACCTGACCAGCCTCATGTATGTAGGAATAGTCTTCGTGTCGCTGCTGGGCGTCGTTCTACAGGGCTCCGTCACGTTCGTGGGTAACCGGATAATGCCGTGGAGAAGGACAATCTCGAACCATTGAACGGTTGACCCTCGACGGTGAGCGACCTGACGGACCTTACTGGACCCCGGCGAAGGACGATGCGTTATTCGCGCCTAAGAAGCGGCGGAGAGTGGGAATTGGTGATCTCTGGATGGTGAGCGGCGGTATTCGACCATCACAATCAAGTTTTATCGAAGTCAAGGACATGGAAGGAAAACTATGCAACACTCTGTAGTTGGGACGCGCGAGAACCTCGACAAAGTTAGGGACTTCTTTCGTCGGAAGCATGTTAACGATCGTTGGGACTTGTTCTCCGATAACGTGTTGATCCGACATCCGTTCGGCGGCCGCGTGTCATCTCGCTCAGTATGGTACGGGAAGCATGAGGTTGGGTTACTGGAACGTATGATCCAGCACGAGTTTCGCTCGATCACGTATCACGATTTAGACATTCACGAATGTTCGGACGGTGCTAATTTTTGGGTTCTTGCGCGGACTCGAGAAGATTCTATTTCGTCGAACGGGAAGCCATACTATCAGCGCTTCGTTCATCATTTCACATTTGAGGAGGGGTTGATTGCCCGGTGGGATGAGTATTTTGATGCACTGGCACTGAGAAGTTTAAGGACCGGAGAGAAACCCGTAGAGTTCGGAAACCTGCGCGAATTGCGGCCTGAAGTTGAAACGGCTTCAGTGGGTTCCGAAGAATCGAGAGAGGAAAACCTGTCCGTTGTACGCCAATTCTTGGACGGGGATCCATATCATCCGGATACGCGGTTGCCGCATTGGGCACCTGACGCAATAAAGGAACTAGCTTGGACGCCGCCTTCTTGGCCAGTTACTTCTAGCTTCAGCGGTGAAGAATTGCTTGGCGAAACACGCAATGGGAGCGCGGTCTTCGGGAAGTGCATTCATCGGGATGTGGAGCTGTATCCAACTTTGGATCCATGTGTGTTCTTCGCGACGAGTCGCATGGATAACGCAGCTACGTTCAGAGGAGAGCTCTATCCTCAGTCATTTGTTCTCGTGTTGAGGGTCGAGCGCGGAAAGGTGAAGATCTTGCGCGAGTATTTTGATACTGCACTCATAGAGCGATGGGGTCCAACGCTGGATTAGTAGCCGAGGCGGCCCTAACTTACCCAGTCTCCCGTCTTGAGACGGGACACCACTTGAGCCGACTAGTTTAGCCTCGATCCGATGATGAACTCCAAATGAGGGGCAGATTTTGAGGGGCTCAGTCGCTGAGCAGATAGGACTCTTCTCCAACCCTCGGCTGCCTGGTCGCTGTTTGTCCCACGTTATATGGTAAACCGTTCTAGGTTCTGTGCCGTTTCTATACGGGGAGCGGCACAGAACCTAGAACGGTTCAGGTTCGGGAACATGCCCAGCAGATGCGTTCTCGCGTATCGGATCCACCGTGTCTCGGAATCGAAATGCAACAGATGCTGGGCCACGACCAGGCACAGCAGTTCCGCATCGCTCAACGCGCGACGTCGCCCCGGCCCGGATTGCTCCGACAAGCCGAGCCGGGGCAGCACGACATCATCGAGAAAGACGTAAAGTGTGGTCAGGAGAGTGTTTAGTTTGTTGTTCACACCAAAGACTTAACACTCTCCGCCAACGTTTAACAGCACCCAAGGGGACTATCCCATAAACGGTGTATCCGGCGTTTTCTTTTAGCAGTTTTCAGCGGCTGGAAATCGGTCGCTGAAGGTGATGGCGAATGGGTTGAAAGCAGGCTTCCAGCGCATCGTCCATCGGGTCCTGCCGGCACCGGTCGGATCGAGCGATCGGGTGACCAGTTACAAGCACTTTAGCGCGGCCTGCTCGGTGGGGAAAAGCCCACGGGCTTTAACCGCGCGCCGGTACCTGGCGTTGAGCGATTCGATGGCGTTGGTCGAGCAGATGAACTGGCGGATCTCCACGTCGTAGTCCAGGAACGGGATGAACTCTTCCCACGCGTTCTGCCAAAGCCTGATGATGGCGCCGTTTTTCTAGCCCCACCGTTCCGCGAGCTCCTCAACCGCCACGCGGGGAGCGGTGGCGTTCACGGCGGTATAGATGGGCTTCACGTCCCGTTTGAGCGCGTCCCAGTCCTTCTTCGAGGCCAGACGGAACGTGTTACGGATCAAGTGGGTAATACAGGTTTGAACCGTCGTCAGCGGCCAAACATTGGAGACTACCTCGGGCAGGCCTTTGGATCCGTTGCAGACGAGGAAAAGGTGTCCTTGACGCCGCGGTTCTTAATATCGGTCAGCACGTTCATCCAGAACTTCGCGCCCTCACCACCGGTGCCGGCCCAGAGCCCGAGGATATCTTTCTCCCCGGCCAGAGTGACGCCAATAGCGGCGTAGATCGGTCGGTTGGTGACTTGCCCGTCGCGGATCTTGACCACGATCGCATTGATGAAGATCGCGGCGTAGATCTGACGGTTTCTAAC contains these protein-coding regions:
- a CDS encoding IS30 family transposase; protein product: MARRGCKRRLRLEDEFWELIRGGIAPVAAATRVGVGRKTGYRWRTENGGLPPRRLDQEAHSGRYLSLLKRQRIAVLKAQGVSVREVASRLGRAPSTVSRELRRNVSRHDRGGYDAAVAHARAGQRSRRPESGRLMKDPALATVVQEKLNLEWSPEQIAAHLRAAFPDTPSWHICHETMYQGLYHPGRSGLSRVLTRKLRTGRPMRKRRRRAHARTPRFIAPALLIGQRPPAVEDRVRLGDWEGDLSTGRLNKSAIGTLVCRTSRFVQLIHLPDRHDAEALTRAMQTQLIRLPREKRLTLTWDQGSEMASHDRLAHLFSDGVYFAEAASPWQRGSNENTNGLLRQYFPKGSDLGVHSPTELQRVADRLNSRPRKTLNWSTPAELFHDSMP
- a CDS encoding ABC transporter substrate-binding protein yields the protein MTFGVPQMLASLATLFVADSMGEFKKENLNVEIETVPPDSIPLMLEKGELDVGVISVTPNVLNMLNEDMGIRITMPTAIDDPRSGWYINKSLLDADGNIESSGTSGLSVATYVGDKTGVVGYFTEWVQTHGDPEFQATDPEYKQLPQANSMVGMQNGSVDAAYLSPPFSQEVTKSGCCVQLEDAIPEGMGTAFYGFGPNLRTERPDVGQAVVRAMARTNAEHLQDGYTEDTEIVDILVSELSMPTEVVENLGYTFDPKLTLRTGYLDVSQEHFMSIGMLRYSDPLSDEVIFDRSFVDRLNPGGE
- a CDS encoding ABC transporter ATP-binding protein, giving the protein MPKTLNGTNTEATVNTKIDCRNVRREFIAGKTVVQALGPLNLQVAQGEFVCLVGPSGCGKSTLLRIIAGLLNPSDGEVRLAHEHVEHPLLSVVFQDYSIYPWKTVKNNVRLGLKISGVSAVEADNRVSYWLDKLHLTRFADSYPGTLSGGMRQRVSIARALVLSPENILMDEPFAALDAQLRKLMQDELLNIWQEDKRTVLFVTHNLDEAILLGDRVVVMGAAPGRVIAEFKVPFERPRNSDLRNDPAFSALEGEIWACLRDEVGTGLQVKTGG
- a CDS encoding ABC transporter permease, yielding MIATPILLLCLWQAASVSGLVDRRFWPAPTDIGVAFVENIESGVLISEAAISLRRILTGFACGTALGVVIGLLLGTVRTLRVAFYPIIGALYTVPKIAIIPLLLLLFGLGEAPKLVLISAGVFFIVVISCVAAVTGVSSSYLEPVRTFNASFMQRLCHVVIPAALPELFIAFRLAMGQAVLLTIGIEIIQSSDGLGFMIWNAWELYLTSLMYVGIVFVSLLGVVLQGSVTFVGNRIMPWRRTISNH
- a CDS encoding PhzA/PhzB family protein, with product MQHSVVGTRENLDKVRDFFRRKHVNDRWDLFSDNVLIRHPFGGRVSSRSVWYGKHEVGLLERMIQHEFRSITYHDLDIHECSDGANFWVLARTREDSISSNGKPYYQRFVHHFTFEEGLIARWDEYFDALALRSLRTGEKPVEFGNLRELRPEVETASVGSEESREENLSVVRQFLDGDPYHPDTRLPHWAPDAIKELAWTPPSWPVTSSFSGEELLGETRNGSAVFGKCIHRDVELYPTLDPCVFFATSRMDNAATFRGELYPQSFVLVLRVERGKVKILREYFDTALIERWGPTLD